The genomic interval TGCTCTGCGTCGTGGCGGCGGCTGGCGGCGTGGCCCAGGTGTACCTGGCGGGTGGGGCGGGATTGCGCTCGGGTGGGGCGGAGCCGACGACCCTGGGGGTTGATGCCACACCGGATTCCTTCGGCCTGGGCGAGGGGGTGCGATGGGAGCACTCCGACCAGAAGTCCTTCGAGTTCCAGTTCGTGGCCCCCACCCGTGCGGTGGCCCTGCTGCGTTACCAGGCCAGCGATATCTCGAAGGAGGAGGTGGCCCTCATCCTCAACGGGGTGAACCTGGGTTGGGTCCCACCGGATACCACCACCACCGCGGAGCGGGAGCTGGAGCTCATCCTCCCTGTCGCTACCCTCAAGCGCGGCGACCTCAACACCGTCTCGTTCGACAATGTCCGCAACCCTCCGGGTCAGGAGACCTGGCGGGTATGGAACCTGCGGGTGGACATCATCCCGGTGCCGGAGCTCCCCCCCGAGCAGCTCCTGGCCCAGGCCCGGGAGTACGCGTCAGCAGGGCGGCGGTTCTTCGATGCCAGGGGCGTGGGCTCCGAGAACCTGTTCCGCTCCTGGCAGCAGTTCCGCGCGGCCTGGTTGACCTTGGAGGCGCTGGAGACCAAGCCGGAGCTCTACGAGGACGTGCGGTTCCACCTGTCGCAGGCATCCGGCGAGCTGGACCACCAATGTGCCCAGCTCATGCTGGAATTCCAGCAGAGTGTGCAGTTCCGGAGCGCGAGGAAGGCCCGGGCGGCGCTGCAAGAGATCAGCAGACGCTTCCCTACCACCGAGCATCGCTGCCACAATCTGGCCAAGGAAAAGGCGTTCGAGCACGAGCTCTGAGCTGGTGCTCTCTTCTAGGAAGTCGGTGATTCGTCATGTCCAACGGTTCCCCTCCTGCTCGTCGCAGGCCTCCTTCCGGGACGCCCTCGGGAGGGGCTGGAGCTCGCCCAGCGGCCCGTCGGCCGTCGCCCTCGGCTCGGCCCGCTCCGGTCGCTGCGTCTCCGCGTCTCGTCTGTGTCGCAGGGCCCAAGTCGGGTGAGGAGTTCTCGCTGGAGGATGGCGAGTACGTCATCGGCCGCGCCACGGACAACCCCATCTGCATCCCCGACACCTCCGTGTCCCGCAAGCACGTCATGGTGCGCAAGTCGGGCGGTGGCTGGACGGTGAGTGACCTGGGGTCCGGGAACGGAACGCTGGTCAACGGCGACGCCATTGGGGACGAGACGCCCCTGGCCAACGGCGACGTCATCACCCTGGGCGACACCGAGCTGCGCTTCGAGGATGTGGCCAACTCCACGAACGTGGTGGCGGCCCCCCCGCGCAGCCGGCCGGGTGCTCCTCCCGCGGGCCGTGGAGGCGCGCCTGCCCGTCCTCCTCCGCGTGTCGAGGGAGGCCGGGTCCGCAGCGCGCGTGCGACGGCCAATGCTCCCGCGGACCCCGAGGCCGAGCGCAAGAAGCTGCGCTTGAAGCTGCTGGCCGGCGGCGTGGTCGTGGTCCTCCTTGGGGGGCTTGGAGTCCTCAAGATGAGGGCCGCGAACCAGGAGGCCCAGGCGACCGCCGAGCGGGGCGTCATGGAGGCCGAGCGCAAGTCGCTGAGCAAGACCTTCCAGGACGCGAAGAACCTGGTGCGTGAAGGCAAGTGGGTGGAGGCCAAGGCCCTGCTGGAGGACTTGCAGAGCAGGGCGCCGGATTACCCGGGCGTGAAGGACTACCTCGACCATGCCCAGCGCGAGATTCCCGTTCAAGAGCGGCTGTCGGAGGCGCGCGAGGCGCTCGCCAAGAGCGAGCTGGGAAAGGCCGCCGCGGCGCTGTCCAAGGCAGGAGAGAGCCAGTTCCTCTACGAGCAGGTGAACGCGACGAAGCGCGAGGTGGTGGAGCTCGCGGACAAGCGCTCCCGCGAGGCGCGCGCGTCGTTGGACGGCGGCCAGTTGGACATGGCGAAGATCATCACGGATGACATCCTGAAGGCCTTCCCGGAGCACCGCGACGCCAAGCTCATCAACGAGGAGGCTGTGCGGGCCATCGCCGTTCGCGACGCGCCCAAGCCTGTCATCACCGGTCCCGCGCCCAAGCCCTGGGAGCCCGCGGTGGAGCGCTTCCGCGACGGCGACATGTCTGGCGCGGTGTCCATCCTCAACGCGTGCATGGCGAAGACGGCGCAGTGCAAGAAGCTGCTCGCGCAGATGACGGAGTTCAGCAACCTCTACAAGCGCATCGAGGACCTGGACGCCAAGGGGCTGTTGAAGCTGCTCGCGCTGGACAAGGACATCACCGAGGGGCGCACGAGCAAGATGGCTCGCAACGCGGGAACCCGCGCGGCCACCATCTTCTACAAGAGCGCCAGTGGGGCGAAGGCCGCCGGACAGTGGGCTCGCGCCATGGAGTACGCGCGGCGCACGCTGCAGGCGGACCCGGGACACGCGGGTGCCACGAACATCATCAGCGAGATGAAGTCGAAGGCGAAGGACCTCTACCTGCAGGCCTACTCCCTGAAGGACGGCAGCCCCGAGGACGCGCTGCCCAAGTTCAAGGACGTGGTGGCCATGACGCCTCCCGAGGACGAGTACCACGAGAAGGCGAAGACCTGGGTCGAGAAGCTCTCGCGATGACGAAGCGCAAAAGCGCGGGCGGCGAGTCTCCGCCGCCCGCCTCGTTGGGACTCCAGGGGGACTTGTTCGGCGTACCGGCTGCGCCCCCGCGCGTGGTGGCCTCGCCCAAGAAGACGCCTCCACCGCCGCCGCCCGTGGACGCGGATGGCACCGGGCTCTTGGGGCCGCTCGAAGGGGTGCCCGCGGCTCCACCCAAGCCCGAGCGCGTGGTGCTCTCGGTGGGCGACCTCACGCGCCAGCTCAAGCAGACGCTGGAGTCACGCTTCGCCCGGGTGCTGGTCCGCGGCGAGGTGACGGGTTTCCGGGGCGCCAACGCGCGAGGCCACTGGTACTTCTCGCTGAAGGACCCCATGGCGTCCATCGACGCCAAGGTGTGGGCGTCGCTCGCGGGGCGCATGCGGTTCGCGCTTCGAGATGGCATGGAGGTGGTGGCCGAGGGAAGCGTCGACCTGTACGAGCCGCAAGGGCGCTACAGCCTCATCGTCAACCGGCTGGAGCCGGTGGGAGAGGGCGCGCTGGCGCTGGCCTTCGAGCAACTCAAGGCGCGGCTGGCGTCGGAGGGACTCATCGGTGACCGCCGCGTGCGGCCTCCTCGTCCGTTGCCGTTTCTTCCCCAGCGCATCGGCGTGGTGACGAGCCGCACGGGCGCGGCGCTGCAGGACTTCCTGCGGGTGCTGCATTCGCGCAACCCCCGGCTGAGCGTGCTGTTGGCGGATGCACGTGTGCAGGGCGAGGGCTCCGCGCCCGAGGTGGCTCGGGCGATTGCCCGGCTGGCGCGCACCGACGTGGACGTCATCGTGGTGACGCGTGGCGGTGGCTCGGTGGAGGACCTCTGGACCTTCAACGAGGAGGTGGTGGCGCGGGCCATCTTCGCCTCGCCAGTGCCGGTGGTGTCGGCCATCGGTCATGAGATCGACTTCACCATCTCCGACTTCGTGGCGGACTGGCGCGCGCCCACGCCCAGCGCGGCGGCGGAGCGGTTGGCGCCGGTGCTGGCGGACCTGGAGCTGTCGCTGGCGACGCAGGCGGGGCGGCTGCGCCGGGCCATGGAGCGCCGGGTGTTGGAGCTGCGCGAGTACCAGGGCCAGCTCGCCTCCCAGTTGGAGGACCCGCGGCGGATGCTCAACCATCAGCGGCTGCACCTGTCCGAACAGGTGGAGGCCATGATGCGGGTGCTGCGGCCCGCGGTGCGTGAGCGGCGCGAGTCGCTGCGCGCGCTGGCCGAGCGGCTGCAACGCTCCCGGCCCCAAGCCCGGCTGGGTGAGCAACGTGCCCACTTGTTGAAGCTCGCCATGCGCTTGTCGGAGGCGGCGCGCGCGGGTGTGGCCTCTCGTCAGGCGACGTTGTCGGCGGCGCGGCTGGGGTTGGAGCGCGCCTCGCCGGTGGCGCTCGTCTCGAAGGAGCGGGCCCGGTTGGCGGCCCACCAGGCGCGACTGCGGGCGCTCCAGCAGGGGACGCTGGCGGACGCGCAACGGCGTTTCCAGCGTCTGGAGGGACGGCTGGACGCGATGAGTCCACTGAAGGTGATGTCGCGCGGATACTCCGTGGTGTTCCGTCAGCGTGACGGCGGGGTGGTTCGCTCGGCGGCGGACGTGGAGGTGGGGGAGCGTCTGGGCATCAAGCTCGCGGCGAACGGGGCGAGAACCCTGGGCGGATGTGAAGAAGTCGAAGCCACCGTGACGGCTGTAAAAGGGCCGGTGGACTGCTAACGGGCCACCCTCTAGAGTCCCGCGCCCCGAACGGGGAGGTGGAAGGCTGTGGCGAAGGCGGACAAGGCGTCCAAGGCGGACAAGACAGCGGAGGCCGAGGTTCCTGGCCAGTACGGGGACGTCGTGTCCCGTCTCGAGGAGACGGTGGGCCGGCTGGAGAGCGGCAACCTGTCGCTGGAGGACTCGCTCAAGGCGTTCGAGGAGGGCATCCGGCTGGTACGCCGGGGTGAGAAGCTGCTCACCGAGGCGGAGCAGCGCATCGAGCAGCTCCTCCAGGATGAGGACGGCTCCGACGTGGTGGCCCCGTTGTCGGTAGCGGCGCGTCCCGCGGCTGCTGCCCCGGCGGCCCCTCGGGCGCCCGCTCCACGGCCTCCTCCCGAGGATGACGTTCCGTTCTAGGCCGTGCGGGACGTGGGCACCGGCATGTCGAAGCCGAAAATCACCATTGTCGACGACGACCGCGACACGCGGGAGCTGCTCGCGACGGCCCTGGAGGACGAGGGCTTCGAGGTGACGCTCGCGGCCAACGGGCTGCGGCTGATTGCCTCACTGCAGCTCCACAGGCCGCAAGCCATCCTCCTGGACGTCAACATGTCCTGGATTGATGGCTTCGAGCTTTGTAAGGCGGTGAAGAAGAACGAGCATTTTCGGGACATCCCCATCATCTTCATCAGCGGGCGGGGCGACTCGGAGGACAAGCGGCGGGGCCGTGAAGTTGGCGCCGCGGACTACTTCGTCAAACCGCTGGATACGGACAAGCTCGTCCGCCGCATTCGTGAGCTGGTGGCACCACCGGCTTCGTAGTTTCCCAGCCGATTCAAGGAGCACCGACGCTTGGCCCACTTCGACCTGGATACCTTCCTGCGGACTCAGCAGGCGCGAGTGGAATCGCTGTTGCTCGAGCGCGCGGACCGGCTCGCGAGTTCGGGGGCGCCGCCTCGGTTGGTGGAGTCGATGCGCTACTCGCTGATGGCGGGCGGCAAGCGGCTGCGGCCGGTGTTGTGCCTGGCCTTCGCGGACACGGTGGCGCGCGCCACGCTGGTGTCTCCGCTGTCCGGAGACGCGGCCTGTTCGCTGGAGTTCATCCACACGTACTCGCTGGTGCACGACGACCTGCCGGCGATGGACGACGACGACTTCCGCCGGGGCCGGCCCACCAACCACAAGGTGTACGGCGAGGCGATGGCCATCCTCGCGGGTGACGGGCTGCTGACGGAGGCGTTCGCGCTGCTCGCCAACGGGCCGGAGCCGGTGCGTGGAGCGCTCTGCCGGGAGCTTGCGGTGGCGGCGGGCGCGGCGGGCATGGTGGGCGGTCAGGTGCTCGACACGGCGGAGGACCGTCCCGCGCAGTTGGACTACCTGGTGCGGATGCATCGGCTGAAGACGGGGGCCCTCATCCGGGCCGCGTGCCGCATGGGCGTGCTGGCCGGCGGAGGTGATGCGGAGGCGCTCGTTCGCGCGCAGATGTACGGCGACGCGGTGGGGTTGGCGTTTCAGATCGCCGACGACGTGCTCGATGTGACGGCCACGCGGGAGGAGTTGGGCAAGCCCGCGGGTGCGGACGCGGAGGCGGGGCGCTTCACCTTCCCCGCGGTGGTGGGGCTGGAGGAGTCGCGGCGGATGGCGCGGGAGCAGGTGTCCCTGGCCGTGGAAGCGGTTCGTCCGCTCGAGGGTGAGGATGGTCCCCTGGCGGCGCTCGCGCGCTACGTGGTGGAGCGGAAGTTTTGATGGCGGAACTGCTGGCCCGTATCGCTTCGCCGTCGGACGTCCGGGCCCTGCCTGAATCGGACCTGCCCCAGCTGTGCGCGGAGCTCCGCGAGGACATCATCACCGTCTGCGGCAAGGTGGGTGGACACCTCGGCGCGTCGCTGGGGGCCGTGGAGCTCATCGTCGCGCTCCATCGTGTCTTCCACTCACCCACGGACGCGATTCTCTTCGACGTGGGGCATCAGACGTACGCGCACAAGCTGCTCACCGGGCGGCGCGAGCGGATGCACACGCTGCGGCAGGCGGGCGGTGTGGCGCCTTTCCTGGACCCCCGCGAGAGTCCTCACGATGCGCTGCTGGCGGGCCACTCGTGCACGGCCGTGTCCGCGGCGCTGGGCGTGCTCGAGGGCCGCCGGTTGATGGGGCACCGAGGCCACGTGGTGGCGGTGCTCGGGGATGGCGGCCTCACGGGCGGGCTGACGTTCGAGGGGCTCAACAACGCGGGAGGCAGCCCTCTGCCGCTCGTGGTGGTGCTCAACGACAACCAGATGTCCATCAGCGCCAACGTGGGCGCCATTCCGTCGTTGCTGCGCACGCGGGGCGCGCGCGATTTCTTCCAGGGGCTGGGCTTCACGTATCTGGGGCCGGTGGATGGGCATGACCTGGAGGCGCTGATTCGGGTGCTGCGCGAGGCTCGGGCCTCTCACCGTCCCGTGGTGGTGCATGCGCTGACGCTCAAGGGCAAGGGCTTCCCCCCGGCGGAGGCGGATGCCCAGACGCGTGGGCACGCCATGGGCCCCTACGAGTGGCGTGATGGCAAGCTGGTGCGCTCGCGAGGAGGTCATCGCACGTACAGCGAGGCGCTCGCGTCGGCGTTGGAAGAGGCCATGGCGCGGGACGCTCGCGTCGTCGCGGTGACGCCCGCGATGTTGGAGGGCTCGGCGCTCAATGCCCTCAAGGCGCGCTTCCCGGACCGCGTGCACGACGTGGGCATCGCGGAACAGCATGCCGTCACGTTCTGCGCGGGGCTCGCGGCCGCGGGTGCCCGGCCGGTGTGCTGCATCTACTCCACCTTCCTGCAGCGCGCGTACGACCAGATCATCCACGACGTGTGTCTGCCGGGCCTGCCCGTGGTCTTCGCGGTGGACCGCGCGGGGCTGGTGGGCGCGGATGGGGCCACGCATCAGGGGACCTATGATGTCGCGTCGCTGCGTCCCCTCCCGGGGTTGACGCTGTGGGCGCCCGTGGTGGGAGAGGACTTCGCGCCGCTGCTCGCGACGGCGCTCGAGGCGCCTCATCCCTCCGTCATCCGCTTCCCTCGAGGCACGCTGCCTCCGCTTCCCGTGGAGGTGCACGTGGAGGCGGCGCCGGTGCGGGGGGCTCGCTGGTTGGTGCGCGCCGAGAAGCCTCGGCTGACGCTCGTGACGTTGGGGCCGCTGGGGCTCGCGGCGCTCGAGGCGGCTCGGCAGGAGCCCGGGTGGAGCGTGCTCGATGCGCGCGGCCTGTCTCCGCTGGACGAGGCCGCGCTGCTCGAGGCCGCTTCGCACGGCGCGGTGGTGGTGGTGGAAGAGGGCACGGTGCGAGGAGGACTGGGGAGCGCGGTGCTGGAGCTCTATGCGGAGCGGGGCGTGTCTCCGCGTGTCCGCGTACTGGGCATGCCGGATGCGTTCGTTCCTCATGGCGATGCGCGGGTGCAGCGCGCGGAGCTGGGCCTGGACGCCGCGGGGATGCTGCGAGCGGGGCGGGCGTTGTTGGAGGAGAGTCGACCGTGAAGCCTCGCAAGGAGCGGGTGGACGTGCTGGTGGTGGAGCGCGGACTGGCTGAGTCGCGCACCAAGGCCCAGGCGCTCATCCTCGCCGGACAGGTCGTGGTGGATGACCAGCGTGTGGACAAGCCCGGCTCCCTGGTCCCGGTGGAAGCCGAGCTGCGCCTCAAGGGCGAGATCCTTCCGTATGTCTCGCGAGGAGGACTGAAGCTGAAGGCGGCCATCGACCGCTTCGGCTTGGACGTTCAGGGGAAGGTGGGCGCGGACATCGGCGCGAGCACCGGCGGCTTCACCGATTGCCTGCTCCAGCACGGCGCGGTGAGGGTCCACGCCATCGACGTGGGGTATGGCCAGCTTCACGAGAAGCTGCGCAAGGACCCTCGGGTGCGCTCGCGCGAGCGCGTCAACGCGCGCTATCTGACGGACGAGGACCTGCCGGAGAAGGTGGGCGTCGTGGTCATCGACGTGAGCTTCATCTCGCTCACGCAGGTGTTGCCCTCGGTGCTGACGTTCCTGGAGCCGGGAGGGCTGCTCGCCGCGCTGGTGAAGCCCCAGTTCGAAGTGGGGCCAGACCGCGTCGGCAAGGGCGGTGTGGTGAGAGACCCCGCCGCGCGTCAGGACGCCATCGACACGGTGACGGCGTTCGTTCGCGAGCAGGGGCTCACCGTGCGCGGGGTGATGGACTCACCCGTGCCTGGGCCCGCTGGCAACGTGGAAGCGCTCCTCGTCGCCGAGCGGCCCTGAGTCAGGCATCCGCGAGGGAAGGGCACGTGGATGCGCCCTTCCCGGAGTCGCTCACTGAGGCCGAGCGCTGCGGTACTGCGACGACGGCTGGAGCTGGAGCAGCTTCTGGTTGGTGCGCATCCAGAGGCGGCCCGACTCATCGAACGCAGCGCCCATCGAGACGGGCACCTGGTAGCGGAAGAGCTCGCGGCCTTCGCCGTTGGTGCCCAAGGTCTGATCCACGCCGACCAGCTCTACAGGGAGCGTCGCCGTGTTGCCCTGCGGCGCCGGGCCGTTGAGGAAGAACAGGTCCGTGGACGGGTTGCCGGGCAGCAGGTACTTCACGTGGAGCGCGCCGTTGGCGTCCACCGAGCGGGTCTCCCGGTTGCGGACGACCCCCGTCGTCGCGTCCAGCGTCCACACGCGCTGGGTGGTCGCGGCGGCCACGCGGGTTCCATTGGCGTAGGTGACAATCTGCTTCATCTCGCCGGCCAGGGCGCCCGTCGACCACTTCGACGTCGCGTCCTCACAGCCGGGCAGGCTCGCGGAGCAGGCGATGACCACGGACTTGTCCTCGGGGAGCGGGTAGCCCAGGTACAGGATGCTCCCATCCGAGCTGAAGCCGCCCACGGGCATCATGACGGCGGTGGTGCGCTTGCGGACGATGGTCGTCTTGAGCAGCTCTCCGGTGTCGATATCGAGCTCTTCGACGATGACCTCCGCGCTGTTGTCGTCCCGGTACGCGATGTGACTGGCGAAGATGATCTTCTTGTCGTTGATGACAATCTGCCCGATGGGGTCGCCGATGAGGAGCCGCTGGTACTGCCACTTGACCGCGTTGGCTCCCTGGATGTCCGACGTGTGGTTGACGCGGTAGATGAGGCCCTCTTTCGAGCGGACGATGGCGTCTCCACTCACGGGGTCGACCGTCAGGTCCTTGACCTTCAGGCCGACGGGCGTCTGCGACGTCCTCTGGAAGGTGGTGCCCTTGCTGAGGATGGCGAACGCGCCATTGTCCGGGGTGTAGACCCAGCGCTTGTCCGTGCCAGTGCCCGTGCCGCCGGTGCCGGTGTGGCGCGGCGTGATGACCGTGGACCCGTTGCAGAACGTGGGGACGTCGATGCGGCCGGAGTTCGCTCCGCTGGCGTTGTGGCGGAGCATCCGCTCGATGCCGCCCGGGGTCGTCTTGAGGCAGCTCAGGAAGGACGTGTTGCTTCCGGAGCCCTCGACGGCGAACGGGTGGGCGTAGACTTGGTTGCCTTCGGGATCCTCCACCACCCGCGCCACGGGGAAGAAGATGGCGGGCTGGGGCAGGGACGTGTTCTTGCGACCGTCCTCGCACACCACCTCGGCGATGAGCGAGAGGCTCGCGGCGATGCCCACCAGCGGCTTGGCGTAGGGGATGTCCGCCGCCAGCAGCTCGATGGGGGAGTCGCCGTTGACGTAGGGGAACGCCTTGAGGAAGACCTCCCGGTCGTAGATGTTGAGGGTGGAGACCTTCTCGCAGCCCGACACCTGCGCCCTGAGCTTGAGGCTCGTTCCGGCGACGTTCCCCTCGGGGACGGTCAGTGAGACCTGGGGTGGATCCGGGATTGGAGGGGGCGGGTCACCGCCGCACGACGTCGTAGCCAGGCTGGAGACAAGAACGAAGGCGCATCGCCATGCACGCCGAGTCAAGGCTGGATGGAGCATGGCGCGGCACTCTATCGTGCTCGCACCATTCCCGGCATCAACCCCCCTCCAGAATCGCATCCAGGGCCTGGGGCCGCGACGATTGGCGTCCTCCTGGGGCCCATGACGTGATAGCCGGCCCGTCCCATGTGTGGAGGAGGGATGCTCGAATGGACGGGGAGAGGCCGGGCGGAGAGCCCCCGGGCCTTGCGCGCCTATAGAGGGCCCCTCCTGCGGGAAAGCCACGAGGGCCATGGCGCCGCCATGTCCGCACTCTCAGTCTTCGTTGCCCCGGGGTGTGCGCCGCTCTGGCCCACGGACGTGAACGGCGGCATGATCGGGATCCGAACCATGAACCCTTACGCATTCAACGGGTTTTTGCAGCCTCCCCAGCGTGTCCCGATCCGGGACGCCCAGGTGCGAGGTTCACTGTGAGAGTCGAGATGCAGGCGGAGCAGCGGGGACGCGTGCTGGTGGTGGCCGGGAAGGAATCCGGCGACGCCTTGATGGAGCGGCTGACGGCGAGCGGCTACCACTGCGCGACGGCCGAACGCGAGAGTGGCCTGGCGGAGCTGGCGGACGCGTTACAGCCGGAGGTCGTCCTCCTGTCGGTGACGGCCAAGCGCGCCGCGGAGCTGCTGGATTCCCTGCGTCGGGTGGAGCGTCTCCAGCGGTTGCCGGTGGTGGTGGACGTGGGCCGTTCGCGCTCGGCGGAGGCCTTCAAGCGCCTGGCGGTGGATGACTGGATTCGCGGCGCGGACGAAGTGGTGCCCCGCCTGGAGGCGGCGCTGCGGGCGGGCCGCTTGAAGGACCGCGAGGAGCGCGTCCGGCTCCGCATGGGCATGCTGCTGGAAATCACCCAGGCGGCCACCAGTTCGCTGGAGCTGGAGGAGATCCTCCGCATCGCGGTGGACAAGGTGGGGCGGGTCACCGGGACGGACCGGTGCTCGGTGGTGTTGGTGGAGGGCAGCCACGCCCGGACGGGCAAGGTGGTGGCGACGCAGGAGGACCCCAGCCTCGTGCAGCTCGACATCGAGGTGGCGCGTTATCCGGAGCTGCGCCGCGCGCTGGAGACGCGTGAGCCGGTGCTCATCGAGGAGGCGCAGCGAGACCCGCTCATGGCGGAGGTGCGCACCTCCATCGTGCCCCTGGGCGTGAAGTCCATCCTCGTGCAGCCGCTCATCTGCCAGGACGACCTGCTGGGCGCGCTGTTCCTGCGTGTCTCGCGCATGGATGCGTCCTTCGGCCGCGATGAGCAGGAGTTCACCCAGGCGGTGGCGGGGGTGCTGGCCAACTCCATCCGCAACGCGCGGCTTCACACGGCGGTGAAGAAGAAGCGCGAAGACCTGGAGATGGCCTACGTGGAGCGCTACCACGAGCTGCTCGAGGCCAACCGCCGGCTCAAGGAGCTCAACCGCCTCAAGGATGAAATCATCGCGGTGGTGAGCCACGACCTGCGCGCGCCGCTCCAGGTGCTCCTGGGCCATGGCCGGCTCCTCTTGGAAGGGCCGCTGGAGTCGCAGCAGAAGCAGTCCGCCGAGGCGATGATTCGCCAGGGCAAGAAGATCCTCGGCCTGGTGGAGTCGCTGCTGGAGAAGGGCAAGGGCGAGGCCGCGCGGCTGTCCATCGAGCCTCGCGTGCTGGACGTGGCGCAGCTGTGCCGCGACGCCGTCAACGAGCTGGAGATCCTCGCCGCCGAGCGCGGCGTGGCGCTCCGCGCGGACTGTCCCGACAGCCTGATGCTCATCGGCGACGAGGTGAAGCTGCACGAGGTGCTGCAGAACCTC from Myxococcus stipitatus carries:
- a CDS encoding FHA domain-containing protein — encoded protein: MSNGSPPARRRPPSGTPSGGAGARPAARRPSPSARPAPVAASPRLVCVAGPKSGEEFSLEDGEYVIGRATDNPICIPDTSVSRKHVMVRKSGGGWTVSDLGSGNGTLVNGDAIGDETPLANGDVITLGDTELRFEDVANSTNVVAAPPRSRPGAPPAGRGGAPARPPPRVEGGRVRSARATANAPADPEAERKKLRLKLLAGGVVVVLLGGLGVLKMRAANQEAQATAERGVMEAERKSLSKTFQDAKNLVREGKWVEAKALLEDLQSRAPDYPGVKDYLDHAQREIPVQERLSEAREALAKSELGKAAAALSKAGESQFLYEQVNATKREVVELADKRSREARASLDGGQLDMAKIITDDILKAFPEHRDAKLINEEAVRAIAVRDAPKPVITGPAPKPWEPAVERFRDGDMSGAVSILNACMAKTAQCKKLLAQMTEFSNLYKRIEDLDAKGLLKLLALDKDITEGRTSKMARNAGTRAATIFYKSASGAKAAGQWARAMEYARRTLQADPGHAGATNIISEMKSKAKDLYLQAYSLKDGSPEDALPKFKDVVAMTPPEDEYHEKAKTWVEKLSR
- the xseA gene encoding exodeoxyribonuclease VII large subunit; translated protein: MTKRKSAGGESPPPASLGLQGDLFGVPAAPPRVVASPKKTPPPPPPVDADGTGLLGPLEGVPAAPPKPERVVLSVGDLTRQLKQTLESRFARVLVRGEVTGFRGANARGHWYFSLKDPMASIDAKVWASLAGRMRFALRDGMEVVAEGSVDLYEPQGRYSLIVNRLEPVGEGALALAFEQLKARLASEGLIGDRRVRPPRPLPFLPQRIGVVTSRTGAALQDFLRVLHSRNPRLSVLLADARVQGEGSAPEVARAIARLARTDVDVIVVTRGGGSVEDLWTFNEEVVARAIFASPVPVVSAIGHEIDFTISDFVADWRAPTPSAAAERLAPVLADLELSLATQAGRLRRAMERRVLELREYQGQLASQLEDPRRMLNHQRLHLSEQVEAMMRVLRPAVRERRESLRALAERLQRSRPQARLGEQRAHLLKLAMRLSEAARAGVASRQATLSAARLGLERASPVALVSKERARLAAHQARLRALQQGTLADAQRRFQRLEGRLDAMSPLKVMSRGYSVVFRQRDGGVVRSAADVEVGERLGIKLAANGARTLGGCEEVEATVTAVKGPVDC
- the xseB gene encoding exodeoxyribonuclease VII small subunit, with the translated sequence MAKADKASKADKTAEAEVPGQYGDVVSRLEETVGRLESGNLSLEDSLKAFEEGIRLVRRGEKLLTEAEQRIEQLLQDEDGSDVVAPLSVAARPAAAAPAAPRAPAPRPPPEDDVPF
- a CDS encoding response regulator — translated: MSKPKITIVDDDRDTRELLATALEDEGFEVTLAANGLRLIASLQLHRPQAILLDVNMSWIDGFELCKAVKKNEHFRDIPIIFISGRGDSEDKRRGREVGAADYFVKPLDTDKLVRRIRELVAPPAS
- a CDS encoding polyprenyl synthetase family protein yields the protein MAHFDLDTFLRTQQARVESLLLERADRLASSGAPPRLVESMRYSLMAGGKRLRPVLCLAFADTVARATLVSPLSGDAACSLEFIHTYSLVHDDLPAMDDDDFRRGRPTNHKVYGEAMAILAGDGLLTEAFALLANGPEPVRGALCRELAVAAGAAGMVGGQVLDTAEDRPAQLDYLVRMHRLKTGALIRAACRMGVLAGGGDAEALVRAQMYGDAVGLAFQIADDVLDVTATREELGKPAGADAEAGRFTFPAVVGLEESRRMAREQVSLAVEAVRPLEGEDGPLAALARYVVERKF
- a CDS encoding 1-deoxy-D-xylulose-5-phosphate synthase, yielding MAELLARIASPSDVRALPESDLPQLCAELREDIITVCGKVGGHLGASLGAVELIVALHRVFHSPTDAILFDVGHQTYAHKLLTGRRERMHTLRQAGGVAPFLDPRESPHDALLAGHSCTAVSAALGVLEGRRLMGHRGHVVAVLGDGGLTGGLTFEGLNNAGGSPLPLVVVLNDNQMSISANVGAIPSLLRTRGARDFFQGLGFTYLGPVDGHDLEALIRVLREARASHRPVVVHALTLKGKGFPPAEADAQTRGHAMGPYEWRDGKLVRSRGGHRTYSEALASALEEAMARDARVVAVTPAMLEGSALNALKARFPDRVHDVGIAEQHAVTFCAGLAAAGARPVCCIYSTFLQRAYDQIIHDVCLPGLPVVFAVDRAGLVGADGATHQGTYDVASLRPLPGLTLWAPVVGEDFAPLLATALEAPHPSVIRFPRGTLPPLPVEVHVEAAPVRGARWLVRAEKPRLTLVTLGPLGLAALEAARQEPGWSVLDARGLSPLDEAALLEAASHGAVVVVEEGTVRGGLGSAVLELYAERGVSPRVRVLGMPDAFVPHGDARVQRAELGLDAAGMLRAGRALLEESRP
- a CDS encoding TlyA family RNA methyltransferase encodes the protein MKPRKERVDVLVVERGLAESRTKAQALILAGQVVVDDQRVDKPGSLVPVEAELRLKGEILPYVSRGGLKLKAAIDRFGLDVQGKVGADIGASTGGFTDCLLQHGAVRVHAIDVGYGQLHEKLRKDPRVRSRERVNARYLTDEDLPEKVGVVVIDVSFISLTQVLPSVLTFLEPGGLLAALVKPQFEVGPDRVGKGGVVRDPAARQDAIDTVTAFVREQGLTVRGVMDSPVPGPAGNVEALLVAERP
- a CDS encoding ATP-binding protein produces the protein MQAEQRGRVLVVAGKESGDALMERLTASGYHCATAERESGLAELADALQPEVVLLSVTAKRAAELLDSLRRVERLQRLPVVVDVGRSRSAEAFKRLAVDDWIRGADEVVPRLEAALRAGRLKDREERVRLRMGMLLEITQAATSSLELEEILRIAVDKVGRVTGTDRCSVVLVEGSHARTGKVVATQEDPSLVQLDIEVARYPELRRALETREPVLIEEAQRDPLMAEVRTSIVPLGVKSILVQPLICQDDLLGALFLRVSRMDASFGRDEQEFTQAVAGVLANSIRNARLHTAVKKKREDLEMAYVERYHELLEANRRLKELNRLKDEIIAVVSHDLRAPLQVLLGHGRLLLEGPLESQQKQSAEAMIRQGKKILGLVESLLEKGKGEAARLSIEPRVLDVAQLCRDAVNELEILAAERGVALRADCPDSLMLIGDEVKLHEVLQNLITNAIHHARAAGEVVVSTRRLGRPDGDAAKVTVQDDGVGIPQDELHLVFDRYRHGGKGTGLGLAICKEFVELHGGEIWAESPPEHGCLFVFTLPLAQEAPRNPRPPVATATLHEQPRVLVVEDEPEIAAVLSEVLRSKYRVEVARDGAEGLARARAQRPDLVVMDVFLPKLDGLDAAMALKSSSDTANIPVILLSAHQGVAEKVRALNLGAVDYMSKPFNAVELLNRTDRALKLRQGEREQQEREKSQPALQRRTGNDPATGLHDRRGLLLRLEQELARSRRYLRALSLAVLRPDRPVESIPGNIADVMRKRVRHPDAISHLGSGVFVVVLPECNAEAARNVISRLLPDVEKVTDTEYRSAVADVSQDSDSVEKLLEKLGAPPPDEG